A region from the Ctenopharyngodon idella isolate HZGC_01 chromosome 13, HZGC01, whole genome shotgun sequence genome encodes:
- the prr18 gene encoding proline-rich protein 18, producing the protein MPFPPINLHSRISSPRKELFRKKKSRDTVAPPQPTYSQRTGDDKESEKDKISTSWPSANLKQLGRSKPTRVPPDPETDSKHSWLSVPKPFATSCESVPRSSSGESSHKYASRTSLAKEEGEQEIHFSLSLTPEAILVIQKRNLEKQMMAKQQKCCASADLRHRRVFPSKRAQGSSNNKSSGPVAKLDSSNDISTIVKISLLNDQYKYDDVEYEEEDGDVDETVMRKCKEWLKGVESAAAFGKVDKLSSLPHLKS; encoded by the coding sequence ATGCCTTTTCCGCCGATAAACCTGCACTCACGGATATCATCGCCAAGAAAGGAGCTGTTCAGGAAAAAGAAGAGCAGGGACACTGTCGCACCTCCTCAACCCACGTACAGTCAAAGGACAGGAGACGACAAGGAATCGGAGAAAGACAAAATATCTACATCGTGGCCATCGGCCAATTTAAAGCAGCTGGGACGAAGTAAGCCGACCAGAGTCCCTCCAGATCCCGAGACGGACAGCAAACATTCATGGTTGAGCGTCCCCAAACCCTTTGCTACCTCATGCGAAAGCGTCCCACGGTCCAGTTCTGGAGAATCCAGCCATAAATATGCCTCCAGGACCTCTCTAGCAAAAGAAGAAGGCGAGCAAGAGATCCACTTCTCCCTCAGCCTGACCCCCGAAGCCATCCTGGTCATCCAAAAGCGCAATCTGGAAAAGCAGATGATGGCCAAGCAACAGAAGTGCTGCGCTTCCGCGGACTTAAGACACCGGCGGGTTTTCCCATCCAAGAGAGCTCAGGGCAGCTCTAACAATAAGAGCTCCGGACCTGTTGCCAAACTGGACAGTTCCAATGACATTAGCACCATTGTGAAGATCTCCCTCCTCAATGATCAGTACAAATATGATGATGTTGAGTATGAGGAGGAGGATGGAGACGTGGACGAGACTGTCATGAGGAAATGTAAAGAGTGGCTCAAAGGTGTGGAAAGTGCTGCTGCTTTTGGGAAAGTTGATAAACTGTCATCGTTGCCTCATCTTAAAAGTTGA